A region of the Arachis hypogaea cultivar Tifrunner chromosome 15, arahy.Tifrunner.gnm2.J5K5, whole genome shotgun sequence genome:
GCGCCTAAATAAGTTCTCCAAACCACTCTCAATGCTTTCAATAGAAATCTCCAAAGCCTCTAATTGTTCATTGGAAGCATGAATCTGGGAGCCTTTTGCACCTTCATTTAAGAGGGTGTTCAAAGCTGCATCCGCCAATTGCAATTCATTGCCACTCTCTGAGTTCACTTCTCCCTTTTGCATCAACTTGTTCATCCATTTGATTGCCTTTGACTTTGAAGGACCACCCAAGAATGATAGCAGACATTGGAAGACACACATGCTTATTGCTATCACTTTGCTTAGAATGCTAAGATCTTGATGCTGATTTAAGATTCCATATTTGCTTTGTAGGTGCTTCAAAGATGTGATCAACTTGTTGAcattcttcctcatcttctttgAGGAGGAATTGTATTTGGCTATGCTCTTTTCAATGCATGAgtctccctttcttcttctaagaGATGAATGAAGTGATCGTACATTCTCCTTGATCTGCATGACAGTGTCCCTTGTGATGCCACATACATCCAAGACTTTGATTGAGCCATCCAAGATCTCTTGGAAGCATTTCTCACTTTGATGATCAGAAATGGCCTTCTGGGTTGAACCAACATTGAGAAGACTCTCCAAGGAGAAGTATACGTCTTCCAACATGGACAAGCCTTTGGCAACCGACTCAGATGTGCAGGTTACATCAAAGTTCCTGAGGTTGTTCAACTGCTCTTGCACTCTTGAGGAGCATGGATGAGATCCATTTGGCAAACTGTTTGATCGAACATGCAATTTGCTTGCcattgttctttttctttcttttggagGAAGCTCAATGCTGTTTGTTTTTTGTAGTCTAAGACCTTTGGCACCTCTCCTTATATAGGGTCTATTCAATTATTCATAATTTGTTTCCATAGACCAACTTAAGAGATAATACAGTTCACCAATCTTAATCATGTGTAGAAAGCATGTGAAGCATGCATTAATTTCTTGGAATATGGTAAGCTTGTCCCATCTCTGCCTAACATGTGATACTTTTGCATCAAATTATTCAAAGTGAAATGGTTTTTGAAACTCTGAAGTTTATTATCTGGCATGTCCCCATTACTCATCACCTAATGTGCCTCATATGCTGCCACACTAACCCCTTTGAtttcaaatatataatataattcatGCTGCTTCAGATATTGTCTCAAATCATGAGATGGAGCTATGCAACATGGATTAAATTATACATTTTGACAAGGCTGAGATCCACATTTTGTGATATGGAGAATGCTCTGACAGATAAGTTTGTTGAGATTAAGAGAACATAATGATGGAGCAATTAGTAGCATTAGAGTAATTTTTAAGTGTGTGCACGAATAACATGTAGTGTTCATGTCTCCCCTTGCTATTATCAGAATCTCCTTCATCATGTAGTATTAATCTTGTTTCAACTTTCATATCATAAAGAATGTTGATGCTAATATTTAGCTCAATATTCTTGTAAAATTTCCAAGTACATAAAGGACATTCAGTACTGTTCTTGCTGTTTGTTATATATAGAACGAGGAATATTGACACTAATCTTTAACCTGATATTCTTGTTAAATGTTCAAGTTAAAGGACATGTTGGATTTTTGTTGTTATGGGATCAAAGATAATTGGCAAGATTTCTTTGTGAAAAATCAGCCTCAGCTAATCCATGAACTTTTCtgttaaattaattttgatatatatatttgtattgaaAACTTACACAAAAGATTAATTCTGGATTATCAATAACGATATTTATGAACTATAATATGGTGTTCaataatagtattttttaatacaaatttatgtttgatctctctctctttttgttAGAACTAGTATTACATTATAGTTGTTATAAAAGGATTTGAGACTAGTTCTGATGAAAATAAATTCATATGAATCTAATAATGttacttatatattttttcttgtttttccccaTAGTTTTTGTTAATCTCTGTTTCCAAATAATAGTCGATTTGACCTGAAATTGCAGAAGATTGTGCAACTTACTACCAAGTACCAACCCATGAATGTTGTCACTGTTGAATAAATGAAATTGTTTTATAGCA
Encoded here:
- the LOC112747672 gene encoding uncharacterized protein, with protein sequence MASKLHVRSNSLPNGSHPCSSRVQEQLNNLRNFDVTCTSESVAKGLSMLEDVYFSLESLLNVGSTQKAISDHQSEKCFQEILDGSIKVLDVCGITRDTVMQIKENVRSLHSSLRRRKGDSCIEKSIAKYNSSSKKMRKNVNKLITSLKHLQSKYGILNQHQDLSILSKVIAISMCVFQCLLSFLGGPSKSKAIKWMNKLMQKGEVNSESGNELQLADAALNTLLNEGAKGSQIHASNEQLEALEISIESIESGLENLFRRMIKTRTSLLNILSQ